In Euwallacea fornicatus isolate EFF26 chromosome 36, ASM4011564v1, whole genome shotgun sequence, a genomic segment contains:
- the Inx7 gene encoding innexin inx7 — MKKKRENVNMIKTFEGVVPFVKRLTTQSQSIDNWIFKLHYRLTFAILMVSTILVCSRQYIGEHIHCIADGGVPANVMDTYCFFTTTFTLVKDMNAQLVDKGSIPHPGVGSYGINSTDQIKHHAYYQWVPFVLFGQAIMFYLTHILWKKLEGGRIKYLVDGLELAAFSLEDKNFRISSKNIPTKQEKEQKIQIIRRAFIDRLYISGSWSLNLVFCEILNFFNVIFQIYITNEFLSGQFLHLGSDVWNEGLESSVDPLDEVFPKVTKCTFHKYGPSGSIQWHDAMCIMALNVINDKIYTFLWFWFVILFILTASGLVWRLLTVLLHAKSAAFNKMVFAYTCPGKINPWDVLTVSRYCSYTDWLFLKYLAKNLDGLVFREIIIGLAEELDAENNSEQAKKSLLSDTSIENEEFKID, encoded by the exons AAGCGTGAAAACGTAAACATGATCAAAACCTTCGAAGGGGTCGTGCCCTTCGTCAAGAGGTTGACAACCCAGAGCCAATCTATTGACAATTGGATTTTTAAGTTGCACTACCGACTAACGTTTGCCATACTCATGGTGTCGACCATTCTTGTTTGCTCGAGACAGTACATCGGCGAACACATACATTGCATCGCAGATGGAGGAGTACCCGCGAACGTCATGGACACTTATTGCTTCTTCACTACTACCTTCACTTTG gTTAAAGATATGAACGCACAACTCGTCGATAAAGGCAGCATCCCTCACCCAGGGGTGGGTTCTTACGGCATTAACTCCACGGACCAAATCAAACATCACGCCTACTACCAATGGGTCCCTTTCGTCCTCTTTGGACAGGCCATCATGTTCTACCTCACCCACATATTATGGAAGAAGCTGGAAG gtgGGAGGATCAAATACTTGGTGGACGGCTTGGAACTGGCGGCATTTTCCCTTGAAGACAAGAATTTTAGGATTTCCAGTAAAAATATACCGACAAAACAAGAAAA GGAGCAGAAGATCCAGATCATAAGGAGGGCCTTCATAGATCGACTCTACATCAGCGGATCGTGGTCTCTGAATTTAGTTTTCTGCGAAATtctcaatttcttcaatgTTATATTCCAAATTTACATCACGAACGAATTCCTCAGCGGGCAGTTTTTGCATTTAGGATCAGATGTATGGAACGAAGGTCTGGAGTCTAGCGTGGATCCTTTGGACGAGGTTTTTCCGAAG GTAACCAAATGTACCTTCCACAAATACGGCCCCTCCGGGTCTATTCAGTGGCATGACGCAATGTGCATCATGGCACTAAACGTCATCAACGACAAAATCTACACTTTTCTTTGGTTCTGGTTTGTCATCCTTTTTATCCTCACCGCCTCGGGTTTGGTGTGGAG ATTGCTGACGGTACTTTTGCACGCCAAAAGCGCcgctttcaacaaaatggtgTTCGCTTACACGTGTCCAGGGAAGATTAACCCGTGGGACGTTTTGACTGTCTCGCGGTACTGCAGCTACACGGATTGGCTCTTCCTCAAGTATTTGGCCAAGAATCTAGATGGTTTGGTGTTCCGAGAGATTATCATTGGTTTGGCGGAAGAATTGGATGCAGAAAACAACAGCGAGCAAGCCAAAAAGTCTTTGTTGAGCGATACGTCGATTGAGAACGAGGAGTTCAAAATTGACTGA